A single region of the Streptomyces sp. AM 4-1-1 genome encodes:
- the rsgA gene encoding ribosome small subunit-dependent GTPase A: MSFSFLSASSPSHPLSRYGWDDGWAAAFTPYAEQGLVPGRVVRVDRGQADVVTPDGTVRADTAFVVPRDPMRIICTGDWVAVDPGGDPRFVRTLLPRRTAFVRSTTSQRSEGQVLATNIDHVAICVSIAAELDLGRLERFLALAMSSSEGDALLRDGPDASGSAAEPLVVLTKSDLVPDAATVAHLVQDVESVAPGVQVLPVSSATGEGLDVLAAVISGGASVLIGVSGAGKSTLANSLLGQDAMAVRATREADGKGRHTTTTRNLLVLPGGGVLIDTPGLRGVGLWDAQTGVGRLFSEIEELARGCRFHDCGHVSEPGCAVLSAVEDGALPERRLDSYRGLLRENQRLVARTDTRVRSELRNVWKRREAEGRAALAAKRGRLR; this comes from the coding sequence TTGTCTTTCTCGTTCCTGTCGGCTTCCTCGCCGTCGCACCCGCTGTCCCGCTACGGCTGGGACGACGGCTGGGCCGCCGCGTTCACCCCGTACGCCGAGCAGGGCCTGGTGCCCGGCCGGGTGGTGCGGGTGGACCGTGGGCAGGCCGATGTCGTCACCCCGGACGGCACCGTCCGCGCCGACACCGCCTTCGTGGTGCCCCGCGATCCCATGCGGATCATCTGCACGGGTGACTGGGTGGCCGTCGACCCCGGCGGTGATCCGCGGTTCGTGCGGACGCTGCTGCCCCGGCGCACCGCCTTCGTACGCTCGACGACCTCCCAGCGCTCCGAGGGGCAGGTGCTCGCGACCAACATCGACCACGTCGCCATCTGTGTGTCGATCGCCGCCGAACTCGACCTGGGGCGCCTGGAACGGTTCCTGGCGCTCGCGATGTCCAGCTCCGAGGGTGACGCGCTGCTGCGGGACGGCCCGGACGCCTCCGGCTCCGCCGCCGAACCGCTCGTGGTGCTCACCAAGTCCGACCTGGTGCCGGACGCGGCCACGGTGGCGCATCTCGTCCAGGACGTCGAGTCCGTCGCGCCCGGTGTGCAGGTGCTGCCGGTCAGTTCCGCCACCGGGGAAGGGCTCGATGTGCTGGCCGCCGTCATCTCCGGTGGGGCGAGCGTGCTGATCGGAGTGTCCGGCGCGGGCAAGTCGACCCTCGCCAACTCGCTGCTCGGACAGGACGCGATGGCGGTCCGGGCCACCCGCGAGGCCGACGGCAAGGGCCGGCACACCACCACGACCCGCAACCTCCTGGTGCTGCCCGGCGGCGGCGTACTCATCGACACCCCAGGGCTGCGCGGTGTCGGGCTCTGGGACGCGCAGACCGGGGTCGGGCGGCTCTTCTCGGAGATCGAGGAACTGGCCCGGGGGTGCAGGTTCCACGACTGCGGCCATGTCTCCGAGCCCGGGTGCGCGGTGCTGTCCGCCGTCGAGGACGGAGCGCTGCCCGAGCGGCGGCTCGACAGCTACCGCGGGCTGCTGCGGGAGAACCAGCGCCTCGTCGCCAGGACCGACACCAGGGTGCGGTCCGAGCTGCGGAACGTATGGAAGCGCAGGGAGGCCGAAGGACGGGCCGCCCTGGCGGCGAAGCGGGGCAGGCTGCGGTAG
- a CDS encoding rodlin — protein sequence MKKMMAGAAVAASLVGLSAALAPTAMAIGNDTGTTSFNGNGATQAYGNAATQGDGSPQSQLIQGTLNDLCLGVPVKANLGSLIGVVPITVQDVNVLASPQNQQCADNSTQAKGDEALSHLVDGIPVLSGNGVANR from the coding sequence ATGAAGAAGATGATGGCCGGTGCGGCCGTGGCCGCGTCCCTGGTCGGCCTCTCGGCCGCCCTGGCCCCCACGGCCATGGCGATCGGCAACGACACCGGCACCACGTCGTTCAACGGCAACGGCGCCACCCAGGCCTACGGCAACGCCGCCACCCAGGGAGACGGCAGCCCGCAGTCGCAGCTCATCCAGGGCACGCTGAACGACCTCTGCCTCGGTGTGCCGGTCAAGGCCAACCTCGGTTCGCTGATCGGCGTCGTGCCGATCACGGTCCAGGACGTCAACGTGCTGGCCTCCCCGCAGAACCAGCAGTGCGCGGACAACTCCACGCAGGCGAAGGGTGACGAGGCGCTGTCGCACCTCGTCGACGGCATCCCGGTGCTCTCCGGCAACGGCGTCGCCAACCGCTGA
- a CDS encoding reprolysin-like metallopeptidase, giving the protein MSVRRWTSGVAVGAMVLGATAFAPPPPAAVAAAGGHRTILTAPASTDPEVGAADDIGGAATRVRHARIDSAALGPLCGDQYGRPATFPLFDDVSIQLTEQSRYTSGGTLLWTGGVGGGSGQRGFVTLEGGCDGVPDNERMNAEFMLGGDVYTVETTGPGTVRISQVTPLTDENEPGLGTPPAGPRGAAADTAVTPRAAAACKGGQGITLIDLLIGYTPKATTEAGGDKQIRAEITRAVALANEAFAVSGTKARLRLVHVTPVKVTAAQDGVTQELIKAVAATNDKVADELHPLRDKYGADLVSVIAGGNAAGGLAYTPTAPSVNTSNYGFSVVARSALSHFSLVHEIGHNLGASHDRVTQPKQPPPRGANGYFPKSGNWSSLMAYESGCRKATKGRCGRINHFANAHETYRGEALGVPLGRPDEADTGEVFNTTVKGVAAYRAAKSTEALCGVTTSVSPKSSGTVAAARTGPYPKGTTAVFTAKPAKGYVFSHWILDGKRVAGTSATARVPVGFDRKLVAFFVKGKTPAPKVVTRTTRGGAVKQAPAAKAAAMGVGLLYSAVPEPGYHFVGWELGDSYAGDTADVGVDLGDEDLVLSATFAPAVHPLMPAVEGGLGTIEPSRPGLFAEGDTVIVTATPSRGYRFVGWFMDGKKYGGRVTPGIGQTAVTFGADSHLITARFAPVLTKR; this is encoded by the coding sequence ATGTCCGTAAGAAGATGGACCAGTGGCGTCGCGGTGGGGGCGATGGTGCTCGGCGCCACCGCCTTCGCCCCGCCGCCCCCGGCCGCCGTTGCGGCGGCCGGGGGCCACCGCACGATCCTCACCGCCCCCGCGAGCACCGATCCGGAGGTCGGTGCCGCCGACGACATCGGCGGCGCGGCGACGCGCGTGCGGCACGCCCGGATCGACTCGGCGGCCCTCGGCCCGCTCTGCGGCGACCAGTACGGCCGCCCGGCGACGTTCCCGCTCTTCGACGACGTCTCGATCCAGCTCACCGAGCAGAGCCGGTACACCTCGGGCGGCACCCTCCTGTGGACCGGCGGCGTGGGCGGCGGGTCCGGGCAGCGCGGGTTCGTGACCCTGGAGGGAGGCTGCGACGGCGTCCCGGACAACGAGCGGATGAACGCCGAGTTCATGCTGGGTGGTGACGTCTACACGGTCGAGACCACCGGTCCGGGCACCGTACGGATCAGCCAGGTCACCCCGCTGACCGACGAGAACGAACCCGGGCTCGGAACACCACCGGCCGGACCCCGCGGAGCGGCGGCTGACACCGCCGTCACCCCGCGCGCGGCGGCCGCGTGCAAAGGCGGACAGGGCATCACCCTCATCGACCTGCTGATCGGTTACACCCCGAAGGCCACCACGGAGGCGGGCGGTGACAAGCAGATCAGGGCCGAGATCACCCGGGCCGTGGCGCTCGCCAACGAGGCGTTCGCGGTGAGCGGCACCAAGGCCAGACTGCGGCTGGTCCACGTCACCCCGGTCAAGGTGACGGCCGCCCAGGACGGGGTCACCCAGGAACTCATCAAGGCCGTCGCCGCGACCAACGACAAGGTCGCCGACGAACTGCACCCGCTGCGCGACAAGTACGGCGCCGACCTGGTCTCCGTCATCGCCGGAGGCAACGCGGCGGGTGGCCTCGCCTACACGCCCACCGCACCGTCGGTCAACACCAGCAACTACGGGTTCTCGGTCGTCGCCCGGTCGGCGCTCAGCCACTTCTCCCTCGTGCACGAGATCGGACACAACCTCGGCGCCTCGCACGACCGCGTCACCCAGCCCAAGCAGCCGCCGCCCCGGGGCGCCAACGGCTACTTCCCCAAGTCCGGCAACTGGTCGTCGCTGATGGCGTACGAATCGGGCTGCCGCAAGGCCACCAAGGGCCGCTGCGGGCGGATCAACCACTTCGCCAACGCCCACGAGACGTACCGCGGCGAAGCCCTGGGCGTCCCGCTCGGCAGGCCCGACGAGGCCGACACCGGCGAGGTGTTCAACACGACGGTCAAGGGGGTCGCGGCCTACCGCGCGGCGAAGAGCACCGAGGCCCTGTGCGGGGTCACCACCTCCGTGTCCCCCAAGTCGTCCGGCACGGTCGCGGCGGCCCGCACCGGTCCGTACCCGAAGGGCACCACCGCGGTGTTCACCGCCAAGCCGGCCAAGGGGTACGTCTTCTCGCACTGGATCCTCGACGGCAAGCGGGTCGCCGGCACGTCGGCCACCGCGCGCGTCCCGGTCGGCTTCGACCGGAAGCTGGTCGCCTTCTTCGTCAAGGGGAAGACTCCCGCCCCCAAGGTCGTCACCAGGACGACACGCGGCGGCGCGGTCAAGCAGGCCCCCGCGGCGAAGGCCGCCGCGATGGGCGTCGGACTGCTGTACAGCGCGGTCCCGGAACCCGGCTACCACTTCGTGGGCTGGGAACTGGGCGATTCGTACGCGGGTGACACGGCCGACGTCGGAGTGGACCTGGGCGACGAGGACCTGGTCCTCAGCGCCACGTTCGCGCCCGCCGTCCATCCGCTGATGCCGGCCGTCGAAGGCGGTCTCGGCACGATCGAGCCGTCGCGGCCAGGCCTGTTCGCCGAGGGGGACACCGTCATCGTGACGGCCACGCCGTCACGCGGGTACCGCTTCGTCGGCTGGTTCATGGACGGCAAGAAGTACGGCGGGAGGGTGACCCCGGGCATCGGACAGACGGCCGTCACCTTCGGCGCGGACAGTCATCTGATCACCGCTCGTTTCGCTCCGGTGCTCACGAAGCGCTGA
- a CDS encoding DUF5949 family protein, with product MTSPQTATAPFTASQLGTLVVIGWSGPHPENGQDVAFLLSYSLGDGRDGPEAGEAAMRAALERSGLPVDGSLVKAAETPGLPVKLLVQAGQAVLTLPHFTAQYPAPAEWLSAATEQGEAYAIFATRPWPEAAPGRPVTEELLRSFAADEEVIRTSAHCLLPVSALA from the coding sequence ATGACCTCACCCCAGACCGCCACCGCCCCTTTCACAGCTAGCCAGTTGGGCACGCTCGTCGTGATCGGCTGGAGCGGCCCGCACCCGGAGAACGGCCAGGACGTCGCTTTTCTGCTCAGCTACTCCCTCGGCGACGGGAGGGACGGACCCGAGGCCGGTGAGGCGGCGATGCGCGCCGCCCTGGAGCGCAGCGGACTGCCCGTCGACGGCAGCCTCGTCAAGGCCGCGGAGACCCCCGGTCTTCCGGTGAAGCTCCTGGTCCAGGCCGGGCAGGCGGTGCTGACGCTGCCTCACTTCACCGCCCAGTACCCGGCGCCCGCCGAGTGGCTGTCCGCGGCCACCGAGCAGGGCGAGGCGTACGCGATCTTCGCGACCCGTCCCTGGCCGGAGGCCGCGCCCGGACGGCCGGTCACCGAGGAACTGCTGCGTTCGTTCGCGGCCGACGAGGAGGTCATCAGGACCTCGGCCCACTGCCTGTTGCCGGTGAGCGCCCTGGCCTGA
- a CDS encoding rodlin, which yields MIKKVLATGAVAASIVGLSAAMAPQALAIGNDTGTTSVNGNAASQAFGNAETRGDWSPQFGLVQGSLNKPCIGLPLKGNLGSLVGVVPVTVQDINVLSSPQNQQCTENSTQTKGDEPLSHILDNIPVLSGNGVANR from the coding sequence GTGATCAAGAAGGTTCTTGCTACGGGCGCCGTCGCGGCCTCCATCGTCGGCCTCTCGGCGGCCATGGCTCCGCAGGCCCTGGCGATCGGCAACGACACCGGCACCACCTCCGTCAACGGCAACGCCGCCTCGCAGGCGTTCGGCAACGCCGAGACCCGCGGCGACTGGAGCCCGCAGTTCGGCCTGGTCCAGGGTTCGCTGAACAAGCCCTGCATCGGTCTCCCGCTCAAGGGCAACCTCGGTTCGCTGGTCGGCGTCGTGCCGGTCACGGTCCAGGACATCAACGTCCTGTCCTCGCCGCAGAACCAGCAGTGCACCGAGAACTCCACCCAGACCAAGGGCGACGAGCCGCTGTCGCACATCCTCGACAACATCCCGGTCCTCTCCGGCAACGGCGTCGCCAACCGCTGA
- a CDS encoding chaplin: MAMGAAAPAFADSGAEGLAAGSPGVLSGNVLQVPVHVPINLCGNTIDVIGLLNPAFGNTCVNS, from the coding sequence ATGGCGATGGGCGCCGCCGCTCCCGCGTTCGCCGACTCCGGCGCCGAAGGCCTCGCCGCCGGCTCCCCGGGCGTGCTGTCCGGCAACGTGCTCCAGGTTCCGGTGCACGTTCCGATCAACCTCTGTGGCAACACCATCGACGTCATCGGTCTGCTGAACCCCGCCTTCGGCAACACCTGCGTCAACAGCTGA
- a CDS encoding rodlin — protein sequence MIKKIMASAAIAASVVGVSAAMAPQALAVGDSNGTTSINGNGASQAFGNSATHGNWSPQFALIQGSLNKPCIALPAKANLGSLVGVVPVTVQDINVLSSPQNQQCTENSTQAKGDEALSHILDNIPILSGNGAGNR from the coding sequence ATGATCAAGAAGATTATGGCTTCGGCAGCCATCGCTGCCTCCGTCGTCGGTGTCTCCGCCGCGATGGCTCCGCAGGCGCTGGCCGTCGGCGACAGCAACGGCACGACCTCCATCAACGGAAACGGTGCCTCGCAGGCGTTCGGCAACTCCGCCACCCACGGCAACTGGAGCCCGCAGTTCGCCCTGATCCAGGGTTCGCTCAACAAGCCCTGCATCGCCCTCCCGGCCAAGGCCAACCTCGGCTCGCTGGTCGGCGTCGTGCCGGTCACGGTCCAGGACATCAACGTCCTGTCCTCGCCGCAGAACCAGCAGTGCACCGAGAACTCCACACAGGCCAAGGGCGACGAGGCGCTGTCGCACATCCTGGACAACATCCCGATCCTCTCCGGCAACGGTGCGGGCAACCGCTAG
- a CDS encoding chaplin, translating to MRQALNKSMLIMAAASGILTATGGHAYADASAGGAAVGSPGVGSGNAVQVPVHIPVNLCGNTVDVVGLLNPAFGNSCANVSGGGGSHSAQGADAEAVATNSPGVLSGNVVQVPVDVPVNACGNSVDVVGVLNPTFGNGCVNASDPVGRPPVDPPRQPPTHHQPPTHTTPPTHHTPPAEPPLTPDEPPITPETPPATPEEPPLAADEPALAADDPAASPAATAALLADTGAGQVGLAAGAGAALLLGGTVLMRRTRASRN from the coding sequence ATGCGACAGGCTTTGAACAAAAGCATGCTCATCATGGCGGCGGCGTCAGGCATCCTGACCGCGACCGGCGGTCACGCATACGCGGACGCGTCGGCAGGAGGCGCCGCCGTGGGGTCACCGGGCGTCGGTTCGGGCAACGCCGTCCAGGTGCCGGTGCACATTCCGGTGAACCTCTGCGGCAACACGGTCGACGTCGTCGGCCTGCTGAACCCCGCCTTCGGCAACAGCTGCGCCAACGTCTCCGGCGGTGGCGGCAGCCACTCCGCGCAGGGCGCCGACGCGGAGGCCGTGGCCACCAACTCCCCCGGCGTGCTGTCCGGCAACGTCGTCCAGGTGCCGGTGGACGTCCCGGTCAACGCCTGTGGCAACTCCGTCGACGTCGTGGGCGTGCTCAACCCCACCTTCGGCAACGGATGCGTCAACGCGTCCGACCCCGTGGGCCGCCCGCCGGTCGACCCGCCCCGCCAGCCGCCGACACACCACCAGCCCCCCACGCACACCACTCCGCCCACGCATCACACACCTCCGGCCGAGCCCCCCCTCACTCCGGACGAGCCGCCCATCACCCCGGAGACCCCTCCGGCCACTCCGGAGGAGCCGCCGCTCGCCGCTGACGAGCCGGCGCTCGCCGCGGACGACCCCGCGGCCTCGCCCGCGGCGACCGCTGCGCTCCTGGCGGACACCGGAGCCGGACAGGTGGGCCTGGCGGCCGGGGCCGGCGCCGCTCTGCTGCTCGGCGGCACGGTGCTGATGCGCCGTACCCGCGCCTCCAGGAACTGA